Below is a window of Ornithodoros turicata isolate Travis chromosome 7, ASM3712646v1, whole genome shotgun sequence DNA.
actaaattcgtgcgaattccggggaaaaaacttccagtaggcTAAATTCGGGGGGAAATCGGGCTAAGTTACTGAAAGTAACTGTAGTGgcttggtacaaatggtgatgtacctgcatttgctgccaaacaagtaaggtagtgcattcctacagacatccaagtgagggcaatttgccaggcaaaaatcgggttttaccctaaagaggcaaccttcaattcggggtgcaaattcggggaagaatcgggtaaaaccctaaaaacTTCATGCTCTACTTATAAGTAGAGCATGAAGTTTTCTGGTTTAACCCGACTCTTCCCCGAAATTGCACCCCGAATCGAAGGTTGCctcttcaggctctacttaaaaacttcaggctctacttataagtagagcccgaagttttaggATTTAACCTGTTATCGTTCGAATAAACCATTGTGCACATTCGTACGATTGGAGTACTGGGCGTTTCGCCCCATCAAAATTCACAGGACTTTGACGGGACCCCAGCGGCGGTTCAGTTCAAATTATTCAGAAGTTGGTATTAACGAGATCGCGTTGTACATGGGCAATTATTTACGTATTCATGCTCTCCATgcaagcattaaaaaaaaaagaataaaacacACTATGTTTATCTGTAAATTGCTCTACATGATACGCACTGCACAAAACACATCTGCACAGTGTTGGCTGACACAACGCTTACCAGGAGGTGTCTTCTGAATCTTGCCATCGAGCCTGTATGCGACCCCTATCGAGATCTCGTCAAAAGTGTCCAAGATGTCCAACTTTGTGAGGGCCAGCCTGACAGATAACAGCCTTACATCACTCCACCGAACACTCACGAAAGCACTCTggactagggttgccaccttttgtagtgaaaaataccagcTGAGgaagaggaggtggaatagagggaaaggggaaaggctcgcgggaaaggaaagtgggtgaggggtggaagagcacacacagaaaacagagagatagagagagagctcaagataaTAATGGATAACTAAGGAAggaactggtgactgcggagttgtggctatgctccagatttattcaagctgtagtggaatgttgaagggaaaaccccgcaaaagcccatatgaaaggtcttgagtcacaaataccggcaaaaggctgccggtatcaccttcctaccggcaaccggcagagcgagcaaataactgGCCGTGCcagtataataccggcctggtggcaaccctactctGGACCCATCCACAGCACTCGCACATGCTTACGCTGTATAGCCGTTGATCATACAGGAGTAGCGGAGCACGACGACGTCCAGCCAACCACACCTTCTACGGCGCTTCGTTGTCACACCAACTTCACTACCAACATTTTGCAACCTCTCCCCAATCTCCTAGAGgtcacaaaaacaaaacaatcagGGAATTGCAGTAAATACTGCAAGAAATTTACAACCAAGTCATTATGCCTTTTGTGCGTGCTATTCACTTCGCATCGGATTAAATAAACCTGGTTGGCCAAGTacaacagatttttttttttttttttgttctgtgttAGTGCCGCAAAACAACTATAGCTATGAGCGGCGGAGAGGGGACACCAGGAAGGAGAGGGAGGAGTAaatgtcctgggccgacttcaagaggaactgtgcctacattcGCCCGAAAAGTCTGTTGGAAAACGCAGGGACAGGTACAAGTATTTCGCTCCTATTCGGCTATTATTCTATCAGGTGGGCTACTTAGGAGCTGGATGATTATTTCATTTATTGATAAGAAATGGGACAATCTATTTCTTCACACGGCTAAAGGAAGGCATTATATACTGTGGAGAACTGTGTGTGTTTTTGCTGCTTGCATTTTGCCGTGCACTGTTCTGTACCCATcatatttagagcctgaagttttcgggaaatattttttcctacattcggggggtaaaaatcgggtaaataaacacgtgcactaaattcatgcaaattcgggtgagaaaacttccagtacgccaAATTCGGGGAGAAACCCGACTCAGTTTTTCAAACTAACTGTaacggtttggtacaaacggtgatgtaactgcattttcctgccaaacaagtaagttggtgcattcctacagacatcccagtgagggcaatttgctgggtaaaaatcgggtttcaccctaaagaggcaaccttcaattccgggtgcaaattcggggaagaatcgggtaaaaccctaaaacttcaggcacTAATCATATTTGTGCCGGAGCAGAAGCCCTTGTGTTCTACAGGATTCTGAATGATGAAAATGCAAATTAAATCTAAACTAAATTCTTGCCGAGGCAAATTAATGTAACACGCGCATCAAAATTGTTCACCACCAAATATGTATTATTCATTCACGGAGATAAAGAACAACTCACATTTTTCTGTTCTGTTGGGAACGGGCCGTCACCAACCCTCGTTGTGTACGCCTTTACGACGCCATAAACACCTCCAATAACTCGTGGCGGGATTCCAAGGCCAGTGCAGACGCCACCGACTGAGCAATTTGACGACGTCACAAAGGGGTAAGTACCTGGATAAATGCAATTCGTGACACTGTCATTTCCTGGAAATGCACACAGAtacagaaggaaaaaaaacataGCTCTCATGCACTACATATCTGAAAGGTAGTAATGAAAGTATAATACGTAATGAGAAGTTGTTAACACGTAGTTGAGGCAGAGAGGCTGTGTGGTGTTGACAGAAAAGCAACACCACAAAAACAAAACTCATTTCCTTAGGACATGGTATGTTCGTGGTGACTTACAGGATATTTAAAAGTACAGCAACAAAAGCTTTCGAAGCAAAAACGTTACATTAGTTATTAGTTACTGTTTGTTCTGCAGTTCGTGGTGTCTTAATTATTTGGAAGCAATATAGGTGGTTCAGCTGTTCCATACATAACCAGCTGCGGCATCGAATCAATTTGACATTTAATCTTGGAACATTATACGTGAGCAATTCAGTGACAAGACTTTCAAGTCACAAACATAGTGCACACTTGAGATGACTTCTGCCTCAACTTAGTCCAGAGGGAGTAAGTTGAATTTAAGCAAACTACATAGGGCAATCCGGTGTACACAATCAAACTTAACAACCAGCACAGTATGTTCAGAATTCTGATTATGTGCAAAAGCTTCGTGTCGTTAAACAGCTGTGTACCAGGAAACCGTTCAAAAGCTTATTTGCCATTTAAACAGATCATAATTCACCGGCAAAGACTGTTCGCACAAGAAACATTAACGTTACGTATGAAGCAACTGCATTGTGAAGTGTGCAGTTCACGGTGTAATTGTGCACCACACTCCAGACAAAATGGCAAGGTCTGGGAAATCTGGAGAAAAAATACATGATGCAATAAAACTAGCCCTCTTAGCATTTATCCTTTTAGAAAAAATCACCTGAACATGGTCATTACCTGCGTGTGAAGCTGCTAAAAGAAGCCTCACAAAGAAACCACCTGCACAGGCGAGTGAGAAAAATCGTAGAAGCTACCAAACACACGAAACAACCTTgactcttaaaaatgggggGAGGCACTCATAAAAATGACACTGAAATTGTGCTGCCAGCCTGCATACCTTCCTATTCGAAACACTCCCTCTGGTTGACAGCGTTACATAAACGACGGCTCCATAGAGATGTATCACTTCGATAACTGCAAGAGAGCTTGACAAACAGGAGCAcacaagataaaaaaaaaaatcaagaagTGCCCCATGTTGGACCGTGCTGCAAAGGAGAGGGCAACAAGTGGGCCAGGGGACACACCAAAGTCGATGTCCAGGAGGCAGGCATTGGCCCCCTCCACCAAGACATTCTTCCCTTCCCGAATGGCTTGGTGTAGATAGGTTACTGTGTCGATGACAAAAGGACGGAGTTGTACAGCATATTCCTGTCAGACAGAAAGAAAGCGCAAGGGTCAAGAACTCCTGCAGGTTGATGGTAGATACAGTCCAAACAATTTACAGCAAGATTTATAGCAAGGGAACTAAGGGGAGACATACTACAGTACTACTATATCCACTGATTTATTACAAGCAGGGGTGGTGGAAGGGGTTACAGGGGTTACTGCAGACCCCATGAATTTGTGAAGGGGGCACAAAATTCCTATGGAGGTGTTATCTCAGGTGCTGCAtgcgaataaaatgccataaaGCAAACGGGAGTCTTTGGGATGCCGTGATATGGTCAGAGATAAGTCTTGCATTGTGTGTTTTCGTTATTATTCTATATGCTGAAACAGTCATATGCAAAAAATGCAATATACATTCAATCCGCACAAGATGAAAACAAAGCATTTGCCACTTCTTGTCATTCAGACAGCCTAAAAATTTTTGGGACTCGGGCATGAATTGGTGGTGGCAGTCGGGCAGGGGGTGCCGGTTGGGATCTGGGGTCCCCCTGAATTCAGGACGTTGCACCGACCGATTACAAGAAACATTAATGATAAAGAAATAAAGCATCTGTAGAACTGGACTGCAGACAAAAGTGAGCATAATCTACTACAAAATATACTGTTCTTGAAGACAACATATTCGTAACAACATTTGCCCTGCCATTGATGTTGCAGAAACAAAAATCTGCTTGTCAAACACCAGAACCATTCTTTGTGATTCCGATCATGTGGGTCGATTATTATGTTGCCACGGTGTCAAACTGCTTGGCGAGCCTTGTTAATGCGACCAGTTGTGACTACATTATCTTTGGCATACAATTAACTACGTATGAAAATAAACAGAGCTCAACACAGGTACAGCAACTGGTTTAAAAATTTTTACTCTAGTTGTACTTCACTGTACTGCTATTATAGAAAGTTGTTGCAGAAGCACACGTTTGGTATAAACATCAGCGGTCACTTACCTTGTACTTTTTCAATTCAGCATCCACATCAACATTCAGCGAAGGAAACAACCGATGATATGTCTCCACTAGCGGAATGAACCTGGGGGGAGGATTTGGGTGTCTTTCAGGTTTCTTTTTTGTAAGGGAGGGGACTAAACCATAGTGCAATAACAAATTCACAGTGAGCTAACATCTCCTACCTTTGTTCAAAGACAGCAAAGTCGCCAACAAGGTCTGCCACTCGTAGCCCCGTTCTTGAAACCTGTAAAACATCAGCAAGCATTCGTAAAGCATGATGGAACCCAATGATGTGTCCCATTCTTAGCACGCGTATGAAATATACAGGTCACTCCAGGCCTAATACATCTGGAGTCGGCAGATCCTACCTTGGATGCATAGGTCGGTCCGATTCCCTTCTTTGTGGTGCCTATACTGAAAAATTAGAAAAGGCAATGATGATTGAAAtgaacacaggggtggcatccaatgtattgctccgtagacgaaagcgtgctgggcgaacgcaatgcatcctggacaggtcctggtcgcacgtcacagcaaacgtcaaggcacacgtgaccttaaagatggcggcgcccgtgatcggcggccaaaccgtttgtaaacaatgcggttgttgtttctggacgacgttttggatgtttttcgatcacggtaatcatttttatccgataatctcgcagtaaaacgcgcagttttacacatacaGCCTCGTATTgtggacaacttccaaagatgtgatgacgaccgcgcgttaagacttaccgagccgatgcgatgtacttaaactaaggtgaaatgggctaccatgttgcagaagaaacaccgcatagtttacgttGGCAAtatacggtcatctcttggtgttatgacggcgaaaatatgtcggtaagcggcaaaacgacatgtaaacaaagtcacatgacctcaaaatgacgttttctatgacatgcgaccaggacaagatggcagttttgccaaaagcacccgcttgagggtagttacaacaatggcgggtttgtgtcacccctgtggaaATGAAGCTGCTGCATTTCTATTGGATGTTTCCCCAATGCCatcaacgggggggggggggggggggggggggggggggggggggggggggggggaacagcAAGAAAGACGggacaaagaaagaaacaactgcACAGATGAAGCGTTGACTGGCAACTGGGGGGGTCTTTATTAGTTACTCGGGAGAGAAGGAAAAAAGGGATGGGCAACAGCAATACCATgccatacaaaaaaaaaaaaaaaaaaagtcggacTTTAACTGCGGTGGAAACCATGTTAGTCACTCAAATAGCTAATCTCCTTTTGTTTCCTCCAATGCCATGTTCAGATGAGGAAACTCTAGGTAAAATGGTAGTAATTAGAGTATGAATGCACTAGCAAAGATTATTTGTGCTATGTTCTTACATGtaaggagcaaaaaaaaaaaagaaagaaagaaaagggcaAGGATAACACCACAAGACATAAATATCAGAATGCCAACACAGCTCCAAAGCTCCTGTAGCAACATAGTACATCCACCTCCTGGACACTGCCACCGAGACCAGTAATTGAAGTTGCTAGTGAATGCAAATGAACAACAAAATGCAGCTTAAAAGACTGCATGTACTtaattttcaacgtgaaaacaCAAGATGTATGTTTTCTATGAATTTATATTTGTCTCCCTTTTGATGGTATTCACGTGTATTGTAACGTGTATTCAGTTTGAACTTCTCAATCCCTTCTTATATACATCTTACTTTATGTCGTCAACGTATGCATAAACTCATCAGTAAGTCCGGCATacctttttgttcctttttcttgttcttgCATGCCATCCACTGCTTGATGGAAGTCAAACACTAGCAAATTACAAACACAACCAGTCAGTGAAAACTTTATGTGGACAAACAAGAGTCGCATGAGTAACACGGACATTGCAACCGTTAAGAGACTTCAAAGTCCACAGAAAACATTAAAATACCAAAGATGAGCACCCTTACCAATGTGTGCACGATCCGATATGAGCAAACGAGATCGTATATTCAGACCCTTGGCTTCGTTCTTAGATATTTCGTCAAAAAGCTGCGGTATGTTGATGACCACTCCATTTCCTGTGATGGAAAAGCACATGATCATGTGGCAGTGCCACTTCAATTGTTTTCCCACAATGCACACACACCTACAACGGCAGTACATCTTGTGTTGGTGACCCCAGAGGGGAGCAGGTGGAAGTCGTACTCCACATTGCCAACCACAACTGTGTGGCCTGCATTGTTGCCACCCTGCACGCATAAAAAATACATGAGCACATCCCTCTATGTCACATGCATACAAACACTGGCTTTGATGCACCAGTAGAGCCAATTCGGAACAAATACAGTGTTTTTAGCATTTGGAGCATTTTTAAGCTAAAGCTGCTAGTGAACATCTCTGCTGTATTCACAGAAAGGCCACAAACATTCACCTCTACTTTTCGTACTACAGGTGAACGTGCACCTTACCGTCTACGGTATGCACACAGGCTACCGGTCCCCAACTGCAGAACAAATCATGGACGTTACAGAATGAGTATTTTATACCTACTTATTTTCATGATAATTATGAACTGATTTCCTCATGCAAATCGCTTAGCCAAGTAAAATACAATGGGTCTTAGTTTCTGAGAATACGGTCAGGCAAACTTAGTATGTGTCCAAACTAGATGTGTTATATATTAATGTGTGTAGAAATTCCCCAAATGTAATATGTTCTTTCCATTGCTCGCTTGCATAGTGCTTGATGCgatgtgatgtgtgtgtgtgtttgagattgttgttgtttcattcTTGTCCTGACTATATTTTGTGATCCGGCCTTGATGGGGGCTGAGCCCCTTTTGCAGGACACTTAAGcaaagaaacgaacaaacaaatATGGTTATATTGCAACAGAGAGCAAATTGAATTGCAGTCTGTGGTTCTTTTGTTCATATAGAAATAACGTGTTCTGTTTTCTGATGGAACCTTGATATTCAAAGGTGAAGGCTGGGAAAGAATAGCAAAGTGCAAGTACTGTCATACCATCGTGTCTTCAGCCATTAAATATGCCTGAATATCTGTGACACTCAGCAATTTTTGCCTCTAGTGGGCAGTAGGTGATGTTATCATTTAAGTGCCATATATTAAATGTTAAGGCCACCTAACAATAGGACAAGCCCATTCATGAGGATGCTTCAATAGTTAGATTGAAGTACTTTGTCGACAttgataaatatatttccaggATCGCCACCCAATCTTTGAGGCAAAATCGCACAAAAATTGTTATGCCCTTGAGTACACAAATAGACAATTTTAAATACTCCCCCTTTCCTGAAACTACTGTCAGGTGGGATTGGTTACCTATTGCCAAAATTGAACATAACAGTGTCATTGGATTTGAGAGTGCCTCAACAGTGCCCTATGTTGTAGATTTGGGTTTAaacttgtttcttttcttctgttcctcTCCTGTTTAAATCCCATAGGAAACAACAGCAcattaaataaatttaaaaagCTTAAAAATCTACCTAAGTGATGCGGACATTTAACCCGTCTTGCTACCCCCATGGCTACTCCCCTGAGATTCCCTCTTtgccagggaaaggtaacagaaacagtAACAGAAGCACTAACGGTATTATACCagaaatatagcaggtaacaGTAATAGAAACGGATATTGCACACtcagaatacctgaaacagaaacgaaaataatttaCCATAA
It encodes the following:
- the LOC135401461 gene encoding adenylosuccinate synthetase-like, encoding MAESAVNGVNGSEMSGTLQRLLQREMGNVTVVLGAQWGDEGKGKVVDLIANDAHIVCRCQGGNNAGHTVVVGNVEYDFHLLPSGVTNTRCTAVVGNGVVINIPQLFDEISKNEAKGLNIRSRLLISDRAHIVFDFHQAVDGMQEQEKGTKSIGTTKKGIGPTYASKVSRTGLRVADLVGDFAVFEQRFIPLVETYHRLFPSLNVDVDAELKKYKEYAVQLRPFVIDTVTYLHQAIREGKNVLVEGANACLLDIDFGTYPFVTSSNCSVGGVCTGLGIPPRVIGGVYGVVKAYTTRVGDGPFPTEQKNEIGERLQNVGSEVGVTTKRRRRCGWLDVVVLRYSCMINGYTALALTKLDILDTFDEISIGVAYRLDGKIQKTPPASASDLSKVQVDYITLPGWRTTTEDCRKYFDLPPNARKYVETVQELLGIPFKWIGVGKSRASIIHVF